The following proteins are co-located in the Penaeus monodon isolate SGIC_2016 chromosome 35, NSTDA_Pmon_1, whole genome shotgun sequence genome:
- the LOC119595036 gene encoding PRKR-interacting protein 1 homolog, translated as MSDTEKKGSSESQVTVVRNATDLQRLKLEKLMKNSEKLAFIPDRPKDKKFSDPAEFVRNVMGSSAGAGSGEFHVYRHIRRREYARQEFLNQMKDKDNLNHEYHEKIEQNRRALETKTAKKRAKRQRQKEKQAAKRQKMKEMKKKGITVENQSSSSESSEEEEEEEEKEERVSEDDGKEKEERLKEGEGVKGDGKKDGEKEDENKIIRNIKKRMGKE; from the exons ATGTCCGATACGGAGAAGAAGGGGTCTTCGGAGAGCCAAGTCACCGTGGTTAGAAATGCGACGGACCTCCAGCGACTCAAGTTGGAGAAGTTGATGAAAAATTCG GAAAAACTCGCATTCATTCCTGATCGACCTAAAGATAAGAAGTTCTCTGATCCAGCCGAGTTTGTGCGCAATGTTATGGGCTCAAGCGCAGGAGCTGGCAGTGGTGAATTCCACGTCTATCGGCACATCCGGCGCAGGGAGTATGCACGTCAAGAATTCCTCAACCAGATGAAGGACAAG GATAATCTCAACCATGAATACCATGAAAAAATTGAGCAGAATCGTCGCGCTTTAGAAACCAAAACAGCCAAGAAAAGAGCAAAGAGGCAGcggcagaaagagaaacaggcagCAAAGAGACaaaagatgaaggagatgaaaaagaagggaataaCGGTCGAAAACCAGAGCTCATCCTCGGAAAgcagtgaagaagaggaggaagaggaagagaaagaggagagagtgagtgaagatgatggtaaagagaaggaagagaggttgaaggaaggggaaggagtgaagggtgatggaaagaaagatggagagaaggaagatgagaataagataataagaaacatcaaaaagaggatggggaaggaataG
- the LOC119595035 gene encoding AN1-type zinc finger protein 2A-like, whose product MELPHIGTNCAEPTCRQLDFLPFTCNMCKKEFCVDHHKYEDHSCPESYKADVRIPVCPLCNQPVPSKRGEAPDLAVNDHMENNCKNKNKKIYTNKCSANGCKTKEMVPVSCNACGLNYCLRHRHTTDHDCKGPATSRDKAAKAAMSRSSTSRGQSNGSVSRGLSSLADASAQGIRRYFSPSPPSAGPRPTGHSQQHQRQPVRTPPSLSSLQGGMSEDEALARAMAASVQDASKAPRPQQQQPSRTSPQETEDEQLARAIAASLEETSAASRNQQSNNNSNCNVC is encoded by the exons atggaattaCCACATATAGGGACTAACTGTGCTGAACCAACCTGTAGGCAACTGG atTTCCTCCCATTTACATGCAATATGTGTAAAAAGGAATTCTG TGTGGACCACCATAAATACGAAGACCACAGCTGTCCTGAGAGCTACAAGGCTGACGTTCGAATTCCAGTATGTCCCCTGTGCAACCAACCAGTCCCTAGCAAGAGGGGCGAAGCCCCTGATCTTGCCGTCAATGATCACAtggaaaataattgtaaaaataaaaacaagaag ATTTATACCAACAAATGCTCAGCAAATGGTTGCAAAACGAAGGAGATGGTTCCTGTTTCCTGTAATGCCTGTGGCCTTAACTACTGCTTGCGGCACAGGCACACTACCGACCATGACTGCAAGGGGCCTGCAACGTCACGAGATAAAGCAGC TAAAGCCGCCATGTCACGCAGCAGCACCAGTAGAGGGCAGAGCAATGGCAGCGTCTCTCGTGGCCTCAGTAGCCTGGCAGACGCGAGCGCCCAAGGCATCAGGAggtacttctccccttcccccccatctgcCGGACCCAGGCCAACTGGGCACTCGCAGCAGCACCAAAGACAGCCAGTTCGAACGCCACCCAGCCTGTCGTCACTCCAGGGCGGAATG TCAGAGGACGAAGCTTTAGCCCGTGCGATGGCAGCCTCTGTGCAGGACGCCAGTAAGGCACCACGACCACAGCAGCAACAGCCATCTCGAACTAGTCCCCAGGAAACTGAGGATGAACAGTTGGCCCGAGCTATTGCTGCTAGCTTAGAGGAAACTTCGGCGGCATCACGGAACCAGCagagcaataacaacagcaactgtAATGTTTGTTGA